One Granulicella sp. 5B5 DNA window includes the following coding sequences:
- a CDS encoding M48 family metallopeptidase has product MRLLRMILVLCLLLPVALPARASETAAEHAANVYAQQELDAAPRDGNIPDYSLPPDKLAKAVHLNTVRDTMHFADELWGIVSLLLLLGFGAVAWMRNVAVGRGTNRWLQGFVFILLFNIASTLLELPVDLYSQHLSLKYGLSVQSWGSWFSDQGKSFVLGLMVLDLVMMLLFWVIRKFPRRWWFAFWLCTIPLVLLAIFVSPYINLLYDKFEPLQKTNPELVAQLEKIVEKGHMNIPPERMFLMKASAKVTTLNAYVTGFGSSKRVVVWDTSLQKGTPDEVLFIFGHESGHYVLNHIVIGVVEAIAGLFVVLFLGYYFVQIMITRFGRRWGVASQNDWAAFAVLLLAFSVFGLISEPITNGLSRMDEHAADVYGQEAIHGLVADPQTTAKDAFDVLGETSLVDPNPNQFIEFWTYNHPAVGRRAAFAKAYDPWASGMEPKYFKK; this is encoded by the coding sequence ATGCGCCTGTTGCGAATGATTCTCGTACTCTGCCTGCTGCTGCCTGTGGCGCTGCCTGCACGCGCCAGCGAGACCGCCGCGGAGCATGCGGCCAACGTCTACGCGCAGCAGGAGCTGGATGCCGCGCCCCGCGACGGCAACATCCCGGACTACTCGCTGCCGCCGGACAAACTGGCGAAGGCGGTTCACCTGAACACGGTGCGCGACACCATGCACTTTGCCGATGAGCTGTGGGGGATCGTGAGCCTGCTGCTGTTGCTGGGATTTGGTGCGGTGGCGTGGATGCGGAACGTCGCCGTGGGCCGCGGGACAAACCGCTGGCTGCAGGGGTTTGTCTTCATCCTGCTATTCAATATCGCCAGTACTCTGCTGGAGTTGCCGGTGGACCTCTATAGCCAGCACCTGTCGCTGAAGTACGGTCTCTCCGTGCAGAGCTGGGGCAGTTGGTTCAGCGACCAGGGCAAGAGCTTCGTGCTGGGGTTGATGGTGCTGGACCTAGTGATGATGCTGCTGTTCTGGGTGATCCGCAAGTTCCCGCGCAGATGGTGGTTTGCGTTCTGGCTTTGCACGATTCCGCTGGTGCTGCTCGCGATCTTTGTGTCGCCGTACATCAATCTGCTCTATGACAAGTTCGAGCCGCTGCAGAAGACCAACCCCGAGCTGGTTGCGCAGCTGGAGAAGATCGTCGAGAAGGGGCACATGAATATTCCGCCGGAGCGGATGTTCCTGATGAAGGCCAGCGCGAAGGTGACGACGCTGAACGCCTATGTGACCGGCTTCGGCAGCTCCAAGCGCGTGGTCGTTTGGGACACGTCATTGCAGAAGGGCACGCCCGACGAGGTGCTGTTCATCTTCGGGCATGAGAGTGGGCATTATGTGCTGAACCACATCGTGATCGGTGTGGTCGAGGCGATTGCCGGGCTGTTTGTTGTGCTCTTCCTCGGCTACTACTTTGTGCAGATCATGATTACGCGGTTCGGCAGGCGCTGGGGCGTGGCTTCGCAGAATGACTGGGCGGCGTTTGCGGTGCTGCTGCTGGCGTTTTCGGTGTTTGGGTTGATCTCCGAGCCCATCACGAATGGGTTGAGCCGCATGGACGAGCACGCCGCCGATGTCTACGGACAGGAGGCGATTCACGGCCTCGTCGCGGACCCGCAGACGACAGCGAAGGACGCGTTCGATGTGCTGGGCGAGACCTCGCTGGTGGACCCGAATCCGAACCAGTTCATCGAGTTCTGGACGTACAACCATCCTGCAGTAGGCCGTCGCGCGGCGTTCGCAAAGGCCTATGATCCCTGGGCATCCGGGATGGAGCCGAAGTACTTCAAGAAGTAG
- a CDS encoding histidine triad nucleotide-binding protein, with protein MDCLFCKIAAGTIPVTRLYETDELLAFPDINPQAPVHVLLIPKAHHASLAHTSPAEAPLLGRLLAAAIEVAREQKLDGGYRVVINTGDDGGQTVGHLHLHLLGKRHMGWPPG; from the coding sequence ATGGATTGCCTCTTCTGCAAGATCGCTGCCGGCACGATTCCCGTCACTCGGTTGTATGAGACCGACGAACTGCTGGCGTTTCCTGACATCAATCCGCAGGCGCCGGTGCATGTGCTGCTCATCCCCAAGGCGCACCATGCTTCGCTGGCGCACACCTCGCCTGCGGAGGCGCCGCTGCTGGGGCGCCTGCTGGCTGCTGCGATTGAGGTCGCGCGCGAGCAGAAACTGGATGGCGGCTATCGCGTGGTGATCAATACCGGCGACGACGGCGGCCAGACAGTCGGGCACCTCCATTTACATCTGCTCGGGAAGCGGCATATGGGCTGGCCTCCGGGGTAA
- the msrA gene encoding peptide-methionine (S)-S-oxide reductase MsrA produces the protein MGVNLSSPLTIAMQMLEFGAVLVIAIVLWRSFTQRRNSMAVATRREPIPAPIEDINMPESGWETGELDTAVFAGGCFWGVQSVFQRVKGVVQTTVGYSGGSEETANYRAVCGEDTGHAEAIEVLFDPSKVSYGTLLRIFFSVVHDPTQLNRQGADVGTSYRSAIFFTDDQQRKVAEAYVKQLDAAQVFHAPIVTQIVPLERFYKGEDYHQDYAMKNPHNPYIQVCDVPKIAALGQQFPDLFQEYGR, from the coding sequence ATGGGAGTGAACCTCTCTTCGCCGCTGACTATTGCGATGCAGATGTTGGAGTTCGGGGCGGTGCTGGTCATCGCCATCGTGCTCTGGAGGTCGTTTACGCAGAGGAGAAACAGTATGGCTGTCGCAACACGTCGTGAACCAATTCCCGCACCGATCGAAGACATCAACATGCCGGAGAGTGGCTGGGAGACCGGCGAGCTGGATACCGCTGTATTTGCCGGTGGCTGCTTCTGGGGCGTGCAGTCGGTGTTTCAGCGAGTGAAGGGCGTGGTGCAGACGACGGTGGGCTACTCCGGCGGAAGCGAGGAGACGGCGAACTATCGTGCGGTTTGTGGCGAGGATACGGGTCACGCCGAGGCGATTGAGGTACTGTTCGACCCGAGCAAGGTGAGCTACGGCACGCTGCTGCGCATCTTCTTCTCCGTGGTGCACGACCCCACGCAGCTGAACCGCCAGGGCGCGGACGTGGGCACCAGCTACCGGTCGGCGATCTTTTTTACCGATGACCAGCAGCGCAAGGTGGCTGAAGCCTACGTGAAGCAGCTCGACGCCGCGCAGGTGTTCCATGCGCCGATCGTGACGCAGATTGTGCCGCTGGAGCGCTTCTACAAGGGCGAGGACTACCACCAGGACTACGCGATGAAGAACCCGCACAATCCGTACATCCAGGTGTGCGATGTGCCGAAGATCGCGGCGCTGGGACAGCAGTTTCCCGATCTGTTTCAGGAGTATGGGCGCTAA